The nucleotide window GCTCGCAGCTCGGCCCGTACCGAGGCGGAGTCGCTCGCTATCAGCACGTCGGGCACGCCCCCGAGCGTAGCGGGCGAGCGGGTTGGGTAGCATCCGAGTTCGTCCGGGTCCCTGAGCGGGGAGAAGTAGTTGCTCCACATCCAGCTCGAGGAGCGTGACGGGTACACGATCTGCCGCCCGGTTGGTGAGCTCGACGCCTACACGGTCGGGCAGTTCCGGGAGTCCCTGGCGGAGCTGGCGACCCGTCCCAAGCTCCTCATCGACATGTCCGAGGTGCCGTTCGTCGACTCGGCTGGCCTCGGCGCGCTGATCGGGGGCATCCGCCGCTCTCGGGAGGTGGGCGGCGACGTGGCCGTATGCTGCAACCGGCCGACCCTGGTGCGCCTCCTGCACACGACCGGGTTCGATCGCATCGTGACCGTGGCCGACACCATCGAGGAGGCGGCCCGCTCCCTCGACGGCGGCGGCGAACCCGCGCTCTAGCCCCCTCCTCCGACGAAGCGGCCGACGGCGGCCAAGCCGTCGATGTCGTGTACGTCGGTGCCCAGCAGCGGCACCCGCACGACCGGTCCGGGTTCGACCCGCCGCACCAGTCCTGCGATCTCGGCCTCCTCGGCGTCGGCCAAGGTGTGCAGGTCGGCCAGGTTGGCCCACAGCGCCCCCAGGGGCGTACCCGCCAGCGAGCGGGCCCGTTCGCGGTCGGCCTCGGGCGTCCACGTCTCTCCGAACCGGGGCTGCATGCGGTTGATCACCAGCCCTTGGACGGGGATATCGGCCTCGGCCAGCTTGTCGGCGAAGTACTCGGCCTCCGAGGCTGCGTCCCGCCGGGGAGAGGCCACCACCACGAAGGCGGTCGTGGGGTCGGTCATCAGGTCGAGCACGCCCTGGGCACGGTCGCGGAACCCGTCCTCCATCCCCTCGAAGGCCTGGAAGAAGGCGATGGCGTCGCTCACCACCTGGCCGCCGACGGTCTTGGAGACGGTGCGCAGGAAGGTCTGGGCGGCGGCGTTGACCGCTTTGATCCCCACCCGGGTCGGCAGCATGAGGAGCCGGAAGATCCGGTTGTCGAGGAACCGGGTCAGCCGCCGGGGGGCGTCGACGAAGTCGAGGGCGTTGCGCGTCGGGGGGGTGTCGACCACGATCAGGTCGTAGCCGCCCTCGGCGTAGAGCTCGTAGAGGGTCTCCATGGCCATGTACTCCTGGGTGCCCGACAGCGCCCCGGCGATGTTGCGGTAGAAGCGGTTGGCCAGGATGGCCTCGGCCTGGCCGGGATGGGGGGCGTACTTGCGCACAAGGGCGTCGAAGGTGCTCTTGGGGTCGAGCATGAGCGCCCACAGCTCCCCGGGCCACGGGCCCTCGACCCGGTGCGGGGTGTCGGGCAAGGAGTCCATGCCCAGGGCGTCGGACAGCCGCCGGGCGGGGTCGACGGTCACCACGATGGAGCGCCGGCCGTCGGCTGCCCCCTGGACGGCCAGGGCGGCCGAGATCGTCGTCTTGCCCACGCCGCCCGGCCCGCAGCACACGACCACCGCCGACTGGGCCACCAGCTCAGCCAGCGTCCCCGCCCCCGCCGGGACCTCGTCGGTGGGGGTCACAGCCCCGACACCGACGCTTCCAGGGCCCGGGCCAGCACGGCCAGGTCGGTGGGGCCGACTTCGGAGGTGAACAGGGCGGGGAGCCGCAGCTGGGGGAGGGGGAGGGCCGAGGCCAGGCGGTCCACTTGCTCGGCCTGCAGGGCCTGGCGGGCCGAGCGGAAGCGGGCCGCCTGCCGTAGGGCCTCGGCCTCCCCGGGCCGCAGCCCCACGCCAGCCTCGGCGGCCGCCTGCTCGGGGTCGACGTCGAGGCCCTCCAGCACCGGGTAGAGCCCGTTGACGACCACCGGGCCGAGGTCGATGCCGACCTTGTCCTCCAGCGTGAACGCCGTCTCGACCACCTCGTTCACCGGCGTCTCCTCGGGCAGGGTCACCAGCAGCACCCGGCAGCGGGCCGGGTCGGTGAGCATGGTGA belongs to Actinomycetota bacterium and includes:
- a CDS encoding STAS domain-containing protein: MLHIQLEERDGYTICRPVGELDAYTVGQFRESLAELATRPKLLIDMSEVPFVDSAGLGALIGGIRRSREVGGDVAVCCNRPTLVRLLHTTGFDRIVTVADTIEEAARSLDGGGEPAL
- a CDS encoding ArsA family ATPase gives rise to the protein MTPTDEVPAGAGTLAELVAQSAVVVCCGPGGVGKTTISAALAVQGAADGRRSIVVTVDPARRLSDALGMDSLPDTPHRVEGPWPGELWALMLDPKSTFDALVRKYAPHPGQAEAILANRFYRNIAGALSGTQEYMAMETLYELYAEGGYDLIVVDTPPTRNALDFVDAPRRLTRFLDNRIFRLLMLPTRVGIKAVNAAAQTFLRTVSKTVGGQVVSDAIAFFQAFEGMEDGFRDRAQGVLDLMTDPTTAFVVVASPRRDAASEAEYFADKLAEADIPVQGLVINRMQPRFGETWTPEADRERARSLAGTPLGALWANLADLHTLADAEEAEIAGLVRRVEPGPVVRVPLLGTDVHDIDGLAAVGRFVGGGG